The DNA window TTTGATCACGGGAGCATCCTTAAAAGCAACTTAATCTTAACTGCTTTTAGGTGACGATCACAGTATAAACCACCCCTCCTCAGCATCCTGCATGGATCCACTCACCATCAATTACGGAGTTATTTCATTACCCGGATCATGAGACTCCCCTTTGCTGActcctctctccatctcagGTCTTGGGGGGAGCAAATACATCTCTTTCGAGCAGCGCCAGTGGCACAACGACTGCTTCAACTGCAAACGGTGCTGCGTGTCTCTGGTTGGTCGGGGTTTCCTGACGTGCAAAGACGACATCCTGTGCCCCGACTGCGGCAAGGACATCTGAGCGAAATCCACCAGAAGACAGCCCGAGCCTGATTGGCTGCCTGTCAGCATGCACAGCAGCATTCACCTAACTTTGCATGATTTGAATCATTTATCAGTGTCTTAAACATTAACATGGTTTTTTATGCATGCACTGAAGATACTGCGTCTTATGTGAATGACCTGCAGCCTTTATTCCCCATCAGGATTTCTGCATTTTGCTCAGGAAACATCCACACGTGGAACAAGAACATGTTTTACTTTCAAGTCAAGAATGCTATAACCCAAATATACTATGTGACAGCACATGTAAGCGCATGTGAGGCTGTTCTTAACTGATAGCACTATGATGTAATTGTTACTACTAATGTTGTTTGTTCTAATTAAATCATTGCTATGTAATCTAATTTCAATCTGTTAGGCACAATAAAGAGCTTTAAAGGATGCTAAACTGGATTAATGCTTTGACATGCTGGCCCACTAGCTATGTTGAGTTAAAAATCCAGAAGGACACTATACATTTACACAGTTATGACACAAAGTTTGCATGACAAagttagccaaaaaaaaaagacccgaTTTACAaaaattcattttacatttttatatgtttagtattaaaaaattaattaatttgtgCAGAAATTAATCATATTGGGTTTAGCCTAAACTATCAGGAAAGAGGGGGAAGGGATCCTGCAACAATATCCTCATATCTTGTTAAACAAAGGAAATGTGCAGTCAAGACAGAGGGATGAGAACACACTGATAGAGattaatgtaataaaaatgcTTTAGATTATAACAGCAACACTTAAAAACCAGAAGCTTATAATGGCAACCAAACAGCTGATTGTATTATCCTGTaacatgaatattttatttttttcttgtttttttttttttaatgaaagaaCTGTGCAGactcccaaaaggttgattctgttcatctggacgtagcgttttcagtgggacaaaggtttcgtcactcatccaagtgacttcttcagtctcagctgactgcaggtttccccaaccttataaacagtacatttgcacaataactgaaactagTCCACTGAATAAGTGGGCTCAGTCAGCTTtcgggatttacttacctgggtCATTCCTACTATTCGGTGCCATTTCAGTGTGATCACTCTTcatcaaaaaatacaaaattttgaattattttaacatttcatcTAAAAGAGGGATTTTCAACCTATAAGAAAAATGTATTGGTCCAGCTAaggatattatattataatattttttaaaatcaaagtcTTTACCCATGACGTGCCAAATGTCCACCCTGTTACAGGACATTCAATTTTCTATTAATAACTGTTTTGAATACACAGTTATagtaatatttacattttctaaaaGCTACAATGTCCCTTTTTAAAATCTGCAAGGAAATTTCAAGGAAGTATTTTAAACAAGCATTATATTGAAAGAAGACAGGTTCAGTTTTAAGACACAGTGTAATTTCAAAAGATTGTTTTTAGATTCAAAgggaatataaaaaaaaaattggctcCATTTTTAAGTAACTTAATTTTGCTGATTCATTCCCTCCCAATAACCAAAGAGACATGCATTATGTTTGttgatttgatttaattaacaaaagaaacacacaggtAACAGGGTGGACAGAGGAGAAATCTATTGCTTTCCTTTCTTTCAAAGGTTATGAGCCCTCCATCTTGTCTTTGACCACGCTTTTTTGAAAAGCCTAGAGCTGTCTGTGCAGCCCTCTGTAGCCTGTATTTCTTTATAATTTTTCCTATTGTCGTTTTTGCAATAATTTGCCTCTCTCGTTcctttttggtgtttttgtatttattcctGATTTCCTCAATGATTGATTCCTGCAGTAATAGTCTTTTCCTAATTGTGTTGCTAACTGTTTCATGACGCAGCAGTGCATCCACTTTAGAAcgtggggattttttttccccacccaAACGCTGGCACCTcttcttgtatttttctttttttctcttttccttttccaaCAAGGCCTTTAGCTCTTTAATTTCATTCTTGAGTCTCCTTCTTCCCTGTCTAATATTCCTTCGTCCAACAATGTATTGCCTACAACACAGGAAATATTGTCacaattattatatatatatgtttagaTAAATGTTTAGATACAGTATAAGATAGACGTTGGATATTATATGTTTATAATGTATTAGGCAGgtagactcacacacacacacacacactctctctctctctctctttttaggGCAAAATCACGTTTTATCATTCAAATACAAAATCTACCTAATCAGCAAAGCATTGAACTGTCAACTCTTCTTCTAACCTTGAGGGTCCTGGTTGCGGGGCATTTTCGGGCTCTAGGGAATATTCTGGACTTAGGGGAGGAGTATTCATAGCCTCAAATTCTGTCCTGCCTTTGGCACTAGCCCTctgctttcttttcctttctcgcCACTGCTTTCTCTGTGCTCTCTTCTGTCGTTCACTGAGATCtgccactttctttttttttttcccttcctctcTGTCCTTTCTCcacttctctttctctttattgAGATATATCTGTCTTCTCTCAGGGTCAGCATCACGACGTGCTCGGTAGCGCCGCTGCTTCTCCGCAGCAGACATTGGTGCCATTCCCTGAAAAATGTATACTATTCAAAATCTTCTAAAAGTATATATATACAGGTTAATAATAATTACCAATACACACTTGTATAAATAACCCTAAACACTAAACTTCTATCATCTTACGTCCCCCCTGTTACCATGTGTCCCCCCTGTTACAGTGCATAGCAATAACAGGGGTGACGGTAACAGGGGGGAGATTTTATGCTAAACTTAGCCATTACTACTAGTATGATGAACAACAAGCTAGTACATGGTGACCACTAAGAAccatttttaacatgtttattagccatattataaaaattacaaaaaaaaaattgtttccaCTATTAATAAGCGTAACAGGTTGGACGTGTTATGCTTTGCCACATTACAAAATCTTGCTAAAACATTGAAAAAAGGGTTGATTAAAGAGTGGTACTTACTCGTCTTCTTCTTGAAAGTTTTCCCTCCAAAATATGTTACATCCGGGAGTGTCATGTGACTAAAAGAATAATCAGGTGATGTGTTCTATGGAATTCTTATCAGAGTAACAGGGGTGACAGTTGATTCAGGGacacaacattttttaaagattttaagtaTTAAACatgcattaataataaaaaagaacatttgaTGAGGAACATTAGAAATGAGCCAATCCAGAAATGATGAAAAAtctagattttctttttttttaagttatattTGTAACTGAAGTCGAGCAAGCATGACTGGGGACATAGTACTTTAGTGACTTGtgctaaaataaaagtaatttacttttaatgtatttatccTGTGTGTATATATCAATGTGTTCTATGGTAGAGGGGGGTTAAACATACAAGAAAATGGTTTAGAAATAAGCATTAGACAAGTTTTACACTAAATATACCATATTATGTCATTAGGACTCAAATGGCACCGAATAGTAAGAATGACccacctggatgattgagcatgcatcaagacaaaacTGTGCAGACTGTTAAATGCAAGAATCAGACAAGCGAGCAGAAGGTCTGAATGATCAATTAGTCTTTATCTGTATGACAGACACAACTAGTGTCAATACGGACAACGTAATTACCATGGTAGCACCCATACATACAATTAAACCTTTAaagagctatataaataaattatggtatggttaagggggaaaaaaagctcacGTCCAACCTCATTACGATTACCTGGACACAGGTGAGTAAATATTGTCGTGTTCTATGcataaattattttataataaacAATAAGGgacattaaaacataaaactgaGTTCATTAACCAACTAGCCTGTTTTAACAGTCGTTCGTTTGAAACAGAAATTAGTCGTAGCCCAGTTAGGATTAGCGGTTCATGCTCCGAGCACATTCACGAGAAGAGCTCTCACTCTGTCCCATTCTCACTCCTGCTCTGTGTCATTATCTCTAaatccactgtgagtgtcacaGAGAAAATCACAGAGTTTTTCTCCGTCAAACACATACGATCTTCCTGCTTGTGCACCGGAAGTGGGCAGCAGGTGCCGCAGGAAGTGTCCGTGTCAAGCCCTGCTTCTAGAAGAAGAGGAACGAGAAGCTAACGGTATTTAACAGCAACACCCTGCTGCACAATTACGAGAAATTAAAAACCACATATAATGTAAGACATATGTCTTGTTTTCGTGGCTGTTGTGTTGTTAAAGACACCGCTGTAGCGCAAAATATTTGAACGCAGGAGAGCTGCTGCGGCAAGTAGGGAGGCGGCTAACCACATTAGCACGGCTTTGTTAAATTATAGCGTGGAAAAcactagaaaaaaaagatgcctCAGCTGTGTTTGCCCAAGCTGTGTGACCGTATGCACATACAGGATAGTATTTGTGAAGTAAAACTCTTAATTTTACACGGCTTTAGTTTTTAAAGAGTGAGAAATGTGCAATTATTAGCTTTTATTGGTGGTAGCTTCTGAAAATAAACGCAAAatactgcttttattttaatggtCTCGTCAGTGTCATTACTGTGGCGCACAGTACCGCCGCTGTGCTTTACAGAAGGCTCCAAATACCCTagaaaaattacaaatataagcaggtgtttccagtgttttttggctttttttttttttttttgtaaaatcaaCACACGTGCTGTCAACTAGGCAATAAATTAGGTGTGAGAAATGCCAGGTTGTTTTAAAGAAACTCTTTGCACATTCTAAAATGGGCCTGTTTCTCATCAGACCTGCCTTTTTGTCTTCAGATAAAATGAGTGCTGCTGTACCCAACCATAGAAGGACCAAGCCCGGTGGTAAGATCCAAACTCTATAATCTGTAATACATGTTGAAACTAAAGGCTAAAAAATTAATTACATATTTATCAGCAAGGACACAGCGTTGTAATTTTCATTTATTGCAGGCATAAAGCCCGGGGCGGCGAACAGCGGCGCGACGGGACCGACCTCCCAGATCCCCGGGCTGTGCCAGACCGCCACTGAAAGCGCTCCAGTGGAGAGGATCAGTGGGCGGCGAGTTGGGATATTTGAGACGGACTCGGACTACGTCAAGCTTGCGAAGCAGGGGGGACACAAAGGTAAAATTACACAGTTGTTGTCTGTTCATATAGATGCCTCGAAATGCATCTATATGAAGATTGCCAGTGTAAAAAAGTGATTCATGCTCTAATTTTATAAAGAGTTTCAGAGTTTTCCTGGCTCAGAGTAGAAGACTAAAAAGAAGTCTATAATTTTTGTCCATTTACTAAACAGAAACATATTTTGAGGGGAGACTAAACTATATAAAGTACTTATACAAGTATTAGAGCTATATATAGCAAATGTTAGAGAAgtctgttttgtgtgtctgaaagagtctgatttattccatttttaaatcatcaaataTGTCTCTCGGTCAGCCTCTAGTATGCTTATGCAGTTCAGGGTCATGGGGAGGCTGGAGAGTTGGGGTACACCCTAGACAGATCATGTCTGTCTCAGGGCCAGCACTTTGACACAGACAACCATATAGAGaaccagttgaggtggtttggagATCATCTCATTTTAGGCACTTCCTAGGTGAGGTATACAGGACATGTTCTACCAAGAGGAGACCTTGgaacagacccaggacatgttGGAGAGATTCGGTCACTTGGCTGGCTTGGGAGCCTCTCAGTGTTTCCCACGACGAGTTTTAGAGGTGGCTGGGTTGAGGTTGTGCATCTCTGTTTAAACTGCAGCCCCTGTGACCTGGACCCATATAAAGTGAATGCTTGGATGGATATTGAGTAATATTATAATTCTATAATAAAGTTTAGTATCTGAAtgtcaacaaaagaaaatgaaacataaaaacacaaaagtcagAAGGCCTTAAAATGGCTCACAGCTGTGCAAGAAAGGAGTTTTGTTTAGCACAACCCGACGTAGGCGATTCCTTCTACGGTCTGTACCAGCATTTGGATGAGGAAACTCATTCACCTGGCTTCACGTACCCTAACATAGGCAGTCAAGCCAAGCAGTCACATAAAGGTGGTTATAAGGTTGATAAATGAAGCCAGGGTTTATTTATCACACGAAACATGGATAGGGTACTCAGCAGCAGAGCCACAGATTTTACAGTGGAGATAAAAAGATGAAGAGGTTAACCACATGATCCAGACTGAAAAcagcacagctgctgcagacacatcagctgtgagtgtgtgtgaggttTTAAAGGTGCTGCATGAATGCATGTGAGCTTTAAGTGCAGTGAAGCGTTACTGGGCTATATTAATAAAGTTTAGCCTATTTGAAGGAGGAAAGCTGGCAAAAATGCTGACTGTAAGAGTTTACAGACCTCTCAGTACCACAGCTCTATCTTTAAAGAGCGGGTGAATCAGATGGATTACAGTTACatattacattaaattaatCTTTAGATATCCCTTGAGCCGCTGTCCTGGTAATGTTCAGTCATAGTCTGTGTGCAAATTTGTTAGAAGGCCAGCAAGTACAAATAGGTGTTGTGTTTTAGGATTCTGTATTCACACGTGTAGAACAATAAAATTGATCAAGAATTGCAGCAAACAGGGAGAAAAATCAATAATAAAGAACGGGTATTTATTACTGTTGCTCTTCAGAGAAATAATAAAGGCTTCAGATGCTCTTAAAAAAACTGCACACTCTGTTACTGACCACACAACACAGGTGTGAGGGCTTTTCCAGGAATGGTGACTCTGTTTTCCAGAAAAGTAGTTAGTTGGTAGGCAGCAATTTCAAACCTGATGATGTCTAATCTTAAACATAACCTGGTCAGGATACCCTGAAGTTACCTGGATGAGCCCTCTGCGGTTGCTGCTCTCAGCGTGGAGGCTTTGAAGCGACACTACTCGCCCcatttttgtgaataaaaacatcTAACGGGTGACACACATGGCTTTGAAATGCAAACCTCAAACAACAGGCTTAAAAGTCCACAACATgaaaagaaggagagaaagaaaagcttcTGCGTTTTCGGAAAACACAACAGTCTCTTTTTGTTTATAGAAACTGCAACTTTGCAGGCTTCATTTCTCTTGGGAGAAGCAGAGCTCCTGCACAGAAAGTTTCATATAAATATTTCATGCTAGTCTGCATGTGTGGGCTCATTTGATAAGAAATGTGATATTGTGGTTATTCAGATTTTAATTAAagacaaatatttttaatttactcACTATATCCACATATATTACTCATTTATCTTTTGAATTAAGTTTAAGGAgatgtattttaaaatgtatgcatGATGTCTAGGGTATAGAATAATCAGAGCCCTGTAGAAGTTGTAGTGCTTGTTTTTGTGCACATACATGCATTAGAGGCTTGAGTCCAGATACCAGAGTCCATTGGAAAAACTTCCAATTAAAGATTTTGATGTGTTAAGTTCAAGTGCACTGCTTGTTTAACATAATCTGCTCTCTTTAAAGCTTTTAGTGACTTGGCACTCACTCTGCCTCCTGGGCACTCTACAGCTTCTCTCCACCTTGTGCTGTAACTGAAAAGTTCAGGGTCGCGATCCGCGCTTTGTTGTAGATGGTTAAGGACTGTCAAATCACTGCTGTAACAGCAATGCAGGAGAATAATGTGGCAAATAGCAGAAGAGAAGATAAACATTATGAATTCACAATTAGGCTGCCTTAAAAAAACAGCTTTCCATCCTCAGCTTGGACTGGAGTAATTGTTTAGCTGCTTGGCTGAATAGGCTGTGAGTTAAATGCCACATTGTGCTCTTAAAGGTGAGACACAATGCTTCATTACTGCTGCCAGTGCTTTggtttcattgtgttttttttttttttttctttttgctgcagGGCTGTTGAGCCACGATGTGGATGATGACGACATGCCGAAGAAACCCTACAATCCATCCAACTGGTTTGGAGGAGATGAGTCAAAGAGGTGAGAGACGAGCTGCGATGAGGACGCGTCACTAACTGAAAAGCTTCAGTTATAGCGATTGTTTCTATAGTTTAAGCGGCTGAAAGCTCTGATTGTCACACAGATGTGAAGCTTTAATAAAAGAGAAATCTGATGATCGTTTGCGCTCATTGGTCATCCTGAGCGCGGGCCTCGGCATTAGCAAGCCATGCAGTCTGCATCCTAACAGTTGGCAGGCTGTCAGAAGTGTCCAGCAGTAATTTCACATGGCATGTCATCGTGGTTTTGTGCTTACAGCGGAAGCAAGGAAACGTCTCCCGATGGCCAGATGAAGGGAGGCAGGCAGCCTCTCGCCCCGCCGTTTGGCACTGATAACAGTACATCCTGGGAAAGAGAGACTGATAGATTTACCCAGGGTAAAGAGAAGGTGAATGGACTCCAAAAATGCATCACCCCCTCCCACTTCCACTGCCGTTCCACTGACGCCATACCAGTGCCTtccatatttaatttatttataagttTTTCCCATCACCTTTCCTTGTGTTTTCACCTGGTTTCGCTCCATTGACGCATTTTCAGCTTATTTGAAGTTTATTTGGGTCTAATTTGCTGCCGGTGCTTTGGGTGATAATTTACTggaattttgtttatttaaatcaaATCTCTGGGTAAGTACAAGCGATGCTTTGAATATATTACACTGTACAATATCTGAAGAAGTAACGTTCCTGAGCTGTGACAGAGATAGTTTTCAGATATTGGAAAGTTTGCATCAAATAAAATGTGCAGAGGAAGtgcaaaaaaaatttaaactgctatttattatatatttatgatTTTTAAGTATTTTGGGTTTGAACGGTTTTGCTTTGTTGTCAGTTTCTTGGATCATTTTTCATGGCATAACTATTTTCTTCACTTTTCTTCCTTCATTTCAtcctttttctgtttcctaGATTTACCCCCATGCTATATTAGTAGCCCACTTAAAGTAATGATGTATTTGTTGAATAATTCTGCTGTTACATGCAAGTCCTTTATGTCTTGAAGTGATACAGAGATAACCACAGCTTTCTCAACCTGCAGATGTCTCCTGATACTCCAGGCTCTGAGATGGAGGGTCTGACAATAAGCAACAAATACAAAAGAAGGTAATAACTCTGGTTGTTTGGTTCCTTAAagtaactatatatatatatatatatatatatatatgggttA is part of the Pelmatolapia mariae isolate MD_Pm_ZW linkage group LG23, Pm_UMD_F_2, whole genome shotgun sequence genome and encodes:
- the lg23h7orf57 gene encoding uncharacterized protein C7orf57 homolog, translated to MSAAVPNHRRTKPGGIKPGAANSGATGPTSQIPGLCQTATESAPVERISGRRVGIFETDSDYVKLAKQGGHKGLLSHDVDDDDMPKKPYNPSNWFGGDESKSGSKETSPDGQMKGGRQPLAPPFGTDNSTSWERETDRFTQGKEKMSPDTPGSEMEGLTISNKYKRRSYDKKTPPVSMSKLLSHGYVEGQKKSLNDDDASSVTSEQTSTVATEDVDDLE